The following coding sequences lie in one Pseudoxanthomonas sp. SE1 genomic window:
- a CDS encoding TonB-dependent receptor — protein MPVRSHPLKPSHLAAAIVLGLALPAVGLAQDAAPAQEGGARTLDTVTVTGSRIKRTDVEAALPVTIIQKAEIEAQGITSAEQLLQFLNIASNGSDSLASNAGIAPADLRGNNGVSGANLRGQGADATLVLLNGRRVATHGLRGQAVDLNSIPFAAIDRVEVLRDGASAVYGTDAIGGVINFITRSDYQGITVNAGFDMTQEGGGNIFTYSVLGGMGDIDTDGWNVWGTMNYRENEILLGSDRDFSNTFQPNRGLSPDTRGTPFATVTNAAGGLITGTLADPDGGGGQALINILNLPGAAGCEAGGDMMGPYAYRLWGVANSKYACAWDYPAAQVMQQPQESLQALGRATFKISDNHRFYAEAMASRSESNRQFEAQQITSSTSTAASALGPSTWYPMNANTQATYDMIYNALASYFGPANLVYGNPIPYRWRCEICGPRQIETTTKAYRFLVGFDGTLGSWDYDIGLSRASSEAESVLGTGYYFTPAFKAVLGSGLLNPFLMPGQQHDPAGVAALQAASAAGVRLYGGESTVTTLDAAFSGGLGFNLWGGEVMAAVGVDLRREEFEFGSTADGIVLDNSYIFGAPFDATNNLPKVQRDVKAVYAEAFLPVLDSLEVSVAVRRDDYDGFGSTVNPKFSFKWQPIDSLAFRGAISEGFKVPEFTKLFSGVTESPYTGFDLADPATCPGGAANPAVPGCEAIQPAILTGGKADLQPETSDQKSFGVVFAPNDRFNISLDWWEIERTNTIRTPNQATLISNYDLFVDNWIRDASGEVVAIDRRFINSGGTLISGVEVDANLTGELAGGTWRVNLNGSYIDSFQEKALESSPYGDNLVGKYVRYYSLPLKWKHTLGFSWAKGDWSHTLTQIYRDGYKDELPVSVRNGSYIPEDWNPDVDDYITYNYSVGWTGLENAKFTLVVRNLLNEDPPFTAHQNDFASGAAWEPRVADPRGRSFALMVEYKFD, from the coding sequence ATGCCCGTTCGATCCCATCCGCTCAAGCCGAGCCATCTTGCCGCCGCCATCGTGCTGGGACTCGCCCTTCCCGCGGTCGGCCTCGCACAGGATGCAGCTCCTGCCCAGGAAGGTGGCGCGCGCACCCTGGACACCGTCACCGTCACCGGGTCGCGCATCAAGCGCACCGACGTGGAAGCCGCGCTGCCCGTCACCATCATCCAGAAGGCGGAGATCGAGGCGCAGGGCATCACCTCGGCGGAACAGCTGCTGCAGTTCCTCAACATCGCCAGCAACGGCTCGGACAGTCTTGCCTCGAACGCGGGCATCGCGCCGGCGGATCTGCGCGGCAACAATGGCGTGTCAGGCGCAAACCTGCGTGGCCAGGGTGCTGACGCCACGCTGGTGTTGCTGAATGGCCGGCGTGTCGCCACCCACGGCCTGCGTGGCCAGGCGGTGGACCTGAATTCCATTCCCTTCGCCGCCATCGACCGCGTCGAAGTGCTGCGCGATGGTGCATCCGCCGTCTACGGCACCGATGCCATCGGCGGCGTCATCAACTTCATCACCCGCAGCGACTATCAAGGCATCACGGTCAATGCCGGGTTCGACATGACCCAGGAAGGTGGCGGCAACATCTTCACCTACAGCGTGCTGGGTGGCATGGGCGACATCGACACCGACGGCTGGAATGTCTGGGGCACGATGAACTATCGCGAGAACGAGATCCTGCTTGGCAGTGATCGTGACTTCTCCAACACCTTCCAACCGAACCGCGGCCTGTCGCCCGACACGCGCGGCACGCCGTTCGCCACCGTGACCAATGCGGCCGGCGGCCTGATCACCGGGACGTTGGCCGATCCTGACGGCGGCGGCGGTCAGGCCCTGATCAACATACTCAACCTGCCGGGTGCGGCAGGCTGCGAAGCCGGCGGCGACATGATGGGCCCGTATGCCTATCGGTTGTGGGGCGTAGCGAACTCCAAGTACGCCTGCGCCTGGGACTACCCGGCTGCGCAGGTGATGCAACAGCCACAGGAAAGCCTCCAGGCCCTGGGCCGGGCCACCTTCAAGATCAGCGACAACCATCGTTTCTATGCCGAGGCGATGGCGTCGCGTTCGGAATCCAACCGCCAGTTCGAAGCGCAGCAGATCACGTCCAGCACGTCGACGGCGGCCTCTGCGTTGGGGCCCAGCACCTGGTACCCCATGAATGCGAATACGCAGGCCACGTACGACATGATCTACAACGCGCTGGCCAGCTACTTCGGCCCAGCCAACCTCGTCTACGGCAACCCGATCCCCTATCGCTGGCGCTGCGAGATCTGCGGGCCGCGCCAGATCGAGACCACCACCAAGGCATACCGTTTCCTGGTGGGCTTCGATGGCACGCTGGGTAGCTGGGACTACGACATCGGCCTGTCGCGTGCATCCAGCGAGGCCGAATCGGTGCTGGGCACCGGCTACTACTTCACCCCGGCTTTCAAGGCGGTGCTGGGCAGTGGCCTGCTCAATCCCTTCCTGATGCCCGGCCAGCAGCACGATCCGGCAGGCGTGGCGGCTCTGCAGGCCGCATCGGCGGCGGGCGTCCGCCTGTACGGCGGCGAGTCCACCGTCACGACACTGGATGCGGCGTTCTCCGGCGGATTGGGCTTCAACCTCTGGGGCGGCGAAGTGATGGCGGCGGTCGGCGTGGACCTGCGTCGCGAGGAGTTCGAGTTCGGTTCGACCGCGGACGGCATCGTGCTGGACAACAGCTACATCTTCGGCGCGCCGTTCGACGCGACCAACAACCTGCCCAAGGTGCAGCGCGACGTGAAGGCGGTCTATGCGGAAGCCTTCCTGCCGGTACTGGACAGTCTGGAAGTGAGCGTGGCCGTGCGTCGCGACGACTACGATGGTTTCGGAAGCACGGTCAATCCCAAATTCTCCTTCAAGTGGCAGCCGATCGATTCGCTGGCGTTCCGTGGCGCCATCAGCGAGGGCTTCAAGGTTCCGGAGTTCACGAAGCTGTTCAGTGGCGTGACCGAAAGCCCATACACCGGCTTCGACCTGGCCGATCCGGCGACCTGCCCGGGCGGCGCGGCGAATCCTGCCGTGCCGGGCTGCGAGGCCATCCAGCCCGCCATCCTCACGGGTGGCAAGGCCGACCTGCAGCCGGAAACGTCCGACCAGAAGAGCTTCGGCGTGGTGTTCGCGCCCAATGATCGCTTCAACATCAGCCTCGACTGGTGGGAGATCGAGCGCACCAACACCATCCGCACGCCCAACCAGGCGACCCTGATCTCCAACTACGACCTCTTCGTCGACAACTGGATCCGCGATGCCAGCGGCGAAGTGGTGGCGATCGACCGCCGCTTCATCAACTCGGGCGGCACGCTGATCAGCGGCGTGGAAGTGGACGCCAACCTGACCGGCGAACTGGCCGGCGGCACGTGGCGGGTCAACCTCAATGGCAGCTACATCGACAGCTTCCAGGAGAAGGCGCTGGAAAGCTCGCCCTACGGCGACAACCTGGTGGGCAAGTATGTCCGCTACTACAGCCTGCCGCTGAAGTGGAAGCACACGCTTGGCTTCAGCTGGGCGAAGGGCGACTGGTCGCATACGCTGACCCAGATCTACCGTGACGGCTACAAGGACGAGTTGCCGGTCAGCGTGAGGAATGGCAGCTACATTCCGGAAGACTGGAATCCGGATGTGGACGACTACATCACCTACAACTACAGCGTGGGCTGGACCGGTCTGGAGAACGCCAAGTTCACCCTCGTCGTGCGCAACCTGCTCAACGAGGATCCTCCGTTCACCGCGCACCAGAACGACTTCGCTTCCGGTGCCGCTTGGGAGCCGCGTGTCGCCGATCCGCGCGGTCGTTCGTTCGCATTGATGGTCGAGTACAAGTTCGACTGA
- a CDS encoding N-acetylmuramoyl-L-alanine amidase, translating to MTMLSLSLRRSVAMLLLVMLLGGCAHTGPRNPLATWVPSKNFDERRPVVIVLHYTEQDSVEQSLDTLRSRNSGGRVSSHYLVGKDGKVYQLVKDSQRAWHAGAGRWGAITDVNNASIGIEIDNDGKSPFPDAQIDNLVVLLRDLTQRLRIPPSQVIGHSDLAPSRKIDPGPLFPWKRLYDAGFGIWPGDGAGDPPAGFDPWLALQAVGYSVEDRGSTVRAFHHRFRGIEGTELDAEDLRILHALTYREPASRAGTASP from the coding sequence ATGACGATGCTTTCCCTCTCCCTGCGCCGCAGCGTCGCCATGCTGCTGCTGGTCATGCTGCTGGGCGGCTGCGCGCATACCGGCCCGCGCAACCCGCTGGCCACGTGGGTGCCCTCGAAGAACTTCGATGAGCGGCGCCCGGTGGTCATCGTGCTGCACTACACCGAGCAGGATTCGGTCGAACAGTCGCTGGATACGCTGCGCAGCCGCAACAGCGGTGGGCGCGTGAGCTCGCACTACCTGGTGGGCAAGGACGGCAAGGTCTACCAGCTGGTCAAGGATTCCCAGCGCGCGTGGCACGCCGGCGCCGGGCGGTGGGGCGCCATCACGGACGTCAACAATGCCTCGATCGGGATCGAAATCGACAACGACGGCAAGAGTCCCTTTCCCGATGCGCAGATCGACAACCTGGTGGTGCTGCTGCGCGACCTGACCCAACGCCTTCGCATCCCGCCGAGCCAGGTCATCGGCCACTCGGATCTCGCGCCATCGCGCAAGATCGATCCGGGCCCGCTGTTTCCGTGGAAGCGCTTGTACGACGCCGGCTTCGGCATCTGGCCCGGCGACGGGGCGGGCGACCCTCCTGCAGGATTCGATCCCTGGCTCGCGCTGCAGGCGGTGGGCTATTCCGTCGAGGATCGGGGTTCCACCGTGCGCGCGTTCCATCACCGCTTCCGTGGCATCGAGGGAACCGAGCTGGACGCAGAGGACCTGCGCATCCTGCATGCCCTGACCTACCGGGAGCCCGCAAGCCGGGCGGGCACGGCGTCGCCCTGA
- a CDS encoding transglutaminase-like domain-containing protein, which yields MVLLAPPVAGAVDPLVEIVADVDQGRFRDADAAITRALAADPADAAGQQALLFQRERMRRIRLDFTLDVATVRDRIRAQIPDLREDEFQRWDRAGLIERLDIDGEPRYFNRSVSNLFRLSPEAAARRAPPVKPFVEGPFESLHPHHREVVRASAASQSSSVAARRIRVTQSLTVKPGAVPAGEIVRAWIPYPRSIPGQQEGIRLLASLPAGAQVAPASALQRTAYLEQPAMADAPTTFSVTYEMTVHARHFRIDPEKVVPADITPALAPFVAERAPHVVFSEDLRRFSASVVGDETHPYRIAQKLFAAVDRIPWAGAREYSTISNISDYAFRAGHADCGQQTLLLITLLRMNGIPARWQSGWVYSDDDVGYDNMHDWGWVYLAPYGWVPMDVTTGQLQSDDPALRWFYLGGLDAYRIAFNDDYSREFVPAKQHTRSETVDLQRGEVEWRGGNLYFDQWDYRFEWTVLPQDGHD from the coding sequence ATGGTACTCCTCGCTCCCCCGGTCGCAGGGGCGGTTGACCCGTTGGTGGAGATCGTCGCCGATGTCGACCAGGGGCGCTTCCGTGACGCCGACGCCGCCATCACCCGCGCGCTGGCAGCGGACCCTGCCGACGCTGCCGGGCAGCAGGCGCTGCTGTTCCAGCGCGAACGCATGCGCCGGATCCGTCTGGACTTCACGCTCGACGTGGCTACTGTCCGTGATCGGATCCGTGCGCAGATACCGGACCTGCGCGAGGACGAGTTCCAGCGCTGGGATCGTGCCGGACTGATCGAGCGGCTGGATATCGATGGCGAGCCACGCTATTTCAACCGCTCGGTCTCGAACCTGTTCCGGCTCAGTCCGGAGGCGGCCGCGCGCCGCGCGCCGCCGGTCAAGCCGTTCGTCGAAGGCCCATTCGAATCCCTGCATCCGCACCATCGGGAAGTGGTACGTGCGTCTGCAGCATCGCAATCGAGCAGCGTGGCGGCGCGCCGCATCCGCGTAACCCAGTCGTTGACGGTGAAGCCCGGGGCAGTGCCGGCGGGTGAAATCGTGCGCGCCTGGATCCCGTATCCAAGGTCGATCCCCGGCCAGCAGGAAGGCATTCGCCTGCTGGCCAGCCTGCCTGCGGGTGCACAGGTCGCGCCGGCGTCCGCGCTGCAGCGGACGGCCTATCTTGAGCAGCCCGCCATGGCCGATGCGCCGACGACGTTCTCGGTGACATACGAGATGACCGTCCATGCACGCCATTTCCGCATCGACCCTGAAAAGGTGGTGCCTGCGGACATCACGCCGGCATTGGCGCCATTCGTGGCCGAACGCGCGCCGCATGTGGTCTTCAGCGAGGACCTGCGCCGCTTCAGCGCCAGTGTCGTCGGCGACGAGACGCATCCCTACCGCATCGCGCAGAAGCTGTTCGCCGCCGTGGATCGCATTCCATGGGCGGGCGCACGCGAGTACTCCACCATCAGCAACATCAGCGACTACGCCTTCCGTGCCGGACATGCCGACTGCGGACAGCAGACCCTGTTGCTGATCACCCTGCTGCGCATGAACGGCATTCCGGCGCGCTGGCAGTCCGGCTGGGTCTACTCGGACGACGATGTCGGCTACGACAACATGCACGACTGGGGCTGGGTATACCTGGCGCCCTATGGCTGGGTGCCGATGGATGTCACCACCGGCCAGCTGCAGTCGGACGATCCCGCGCTGCGCTGGTTCTACCTGGGTGGGCTGGACGCCTACCGCATCGCGTTCAACGACGATTATTCGCGCGAGTTCGTTCCCGCCAAGCAGCACACGCGTTCGGAGACGGTGGATCTGCAGCGCGGCGAAGTGGAGTGGCGGGGCGGGAACCTCTACTTCGATCAATGGGATTACCGGTTCGAATGGACCGTGTTGCCGCAGGACGGGCACGACTGA
- a CDS encoding TonB-dependent receptor, whose protein sequence is MAQSATGAVAGRASAGDQITIVNNATGATRTVTVGADGSYRVTQLPVGDYQLQVKRGGADLGDTVGVSVALGGTTTVNLGSEGDLVNLNAVQVVGSRVINRVDVRSTESATNIRREELARLPVDQSVESVALLAPGVVSSGATFGGLTFGGSSVAENAVYINGLNVTDPYRRQGFSSVPFAFYEEFQVKTGGYSAEFGRTTGGVINAVTRSGSNEFRAGTQLTMQPRAWASDQKDRFHSDGTIDERDRRSRDGGSTYKANVWASGAIVKDKLFFFAMYENRDSNPRDIDTIEAWYTDSNNDFWGGKLDWQINDNHLLELLAFSDKAESSTSAYDYDWDAEARGEKTGESYVGSGGDNWSLTYTGHLSENFVAKAMYGVNERSATGGSPWDAGCSIVSRSSTYNALFPPATTREGCHPSNTSVSSRFDKREAARLDFEWALGDHLLRFGLDQEVMDSTSSRIYPGDGVSYTAIGIAADEDDRDLPNGASVPAGVTAYIDARRYITGAPVTTEAQAVYIEDTWNVTPNLLLNLGLRADKFHNKLASGATFAKADFGDMISPRLGFSWDMKGDGTTKIFGNAGRYYIPITNKLTDYFGGGTTDEHTYYVLNGWVERTDPVTGASYLFPDVGQQLGPVNTEGNVPAPDDVRTAVAKNLKQVFQDEYILGFQQAINQAWSWGVNATYRKVTRAVEDARINHVEGCDWYSGDWPIINPGETTTLWCPDTEDWVTFDSSQDGYVALGSGLVMGYKKPKRTYKAVEFQIDRAWDDKWAFNASYLWSKSEGNIEGPVNSDTGYNDTNLVQYYDHPAVNERYGVLFNDFRHQIKLRGSYKLNEMWSFGTTISARSGGPITAFGVRWPNDNRSAGGPGEFSGGGSGWICVSACSDWTTRELVYTGRGAFGRMPWVYDVGANVTWTLPVEGVDLKARLSVYNLLNEQTVINVHSRYESTPGNEMPYFGEGTVWQSPRYAQLVVTWNF, encoded by the coding sequence ATGGCGCAGAGCGCGACCGGCGCGGTCGCGGGACGGGCGAGCGCAGGCGACCAGATCACGATCGTCAACAACGCCACCGGGGCGACGCGCACGGTGACCGTGGGTGCGGATGGAAGCTACCGCGTCACCCAGTTGCCGGTCGGCGACTACCAGCTGCAGGTCAAGCGTGGTGGAGCGGACCTCGGCGACACCGTAGGTGTCAGCGTGGCGCTTGGCGGCACCACCACCGTCAACCTCGGCAGCGAGGGCGACCTGGTGAACCTCAACGCGGTGCAGGTCGTGGGTTCGCGCGTGATCAATCGGGTGGACGTGCGTTCGACGGAGTCGGCGACGAACATCCGGCGCGAGGAACTGGCGCGGTTGCCGGTGGACCAGAGCGTTGAGTCGGTCGCGCTCCTCGCACCCGGTGTTGTTTCCTCGGGCGCCACCTTCGGTGGGTTGACGTTTGGCGGATCCTCGGTCGCGGAGAACGCGGTATACATCAACGGTCTGAACGTCACCGATCCCTACCGGCGCCAGGGCTTTTCTTCAGTGCCCTTTGCGTTCTATGAGGAATTCCAGGTCAAGACGGGTGGCTACTCGGCGGAGTTCGGCAGAACAACCGGTGGCGTCATCAACGCGGTGACGCGATCGGGCAGCAACGAATTCCGGGCGGGGACCCAGCTCACCATGCAGCCGAGGGCGTGGGCGTCGGATCAGAAAGACCGGTTCCATTCGGATGGCACCATTGACGAACGTGATCGTCGAAGCCGGGACGGTGGATCGACCTACAAGGCCAATGTCTGGGCATCAGGCGCCATCGTGAAGGACAAGCTCTTCTTCTTTGCGATGTATGAGAACCGTGACAGCAATCCCAGGGACATCGATACGATCGAGGCCTGGTACACGGACAGCAACAATGATTTCTGGGGCGGCAAGCTCGATTGGCAGATCAACGACAATCATCTCCTTGAATTGCTGGCGTTCTCGGACAAGGCTGAATCCAGCACGAGTGCCTACGACTACGACTGGGACGCGGAAGCGCGCGGCGAGAAGACAGGCGAGAGCTACGTGGGCTCGGGCGGCGACAACTGGTCGCTGACGTACACCGGCCACTTGAGTGAGAATTTTGTCGCCAAGGCCATGTACGGCGTGAACGAGCGCAGCGCAACCGGCGGAAGTCCCTGGGATGCGGGTTGCAGCATCGTCAGTCGCTCAAGTACCTACAACGCGCTCTTCCCGCCGGCGACGACGCGCGAAGGATGCCACCCCAGCAATACCAGTGTCAGCAGCCGTTTCGACAAGCGCGAAGCTGCGCGTCTCGATTTCGAGTGGGCACTCGGCGATCATCTGCTCCGCTTCGGCCTGGATCAGGAGGTCATGGACTCCACCAGCTCTCGCATCTATCCCGGTGACGGCGTCAGCTACACCGCGATCGGCATCGCCGCCGACGAGGATGATCGGGATCTTCCGAATGGCGCCAGCGTGCCTGCTGGCGTGACGGCCTATATCGATGCCCGGCGCTACATCACCGGTGCGCCCGTAACCACGGAAGCGCAGGCGGTCTACATTGAAGACACCTGGAACGTCACGCCCAACTTGCTGTTGAATCTCGGTCTGCGCGCGGACAAGTTCCACAACAAGCTCGCGTCGGGAGCCACCTTCGCCAAAGCAGACTTCGGCGACATGATTTCTCCGCGATTGGGCTTCAGCTGGGACATGAAGGGCGATGGCACGACGAAGATCTTCGGCAACGCTGGTCGCTACTACATTCCGATCACCAACAAGCTTACGGATTACTTCGGTGGCGGGACCACGGACGAGCATACCTACTATGTCCTCAACGGCTGGGTCGAGCGCACCGACCCGGTGACCGGCGCGTCCTACCTCTTCCCGGACGTCGGCCAGCAGCTTGGGCCCGTCAATACCGAGGGCAACGTGCCCGCCCCCGATGATGTCCGCACCGCGGTAGCGAAGAACCTCAAGCAGGTGTTCCAGGATGAGTACATCCTCGGTTTCCAGCAGGCGATCAATCAGGCCTGGTCATGGGGCGTCAATGCGACCTACCGGAAGGTCACCCGGGCGGTCGAGGACGCGCGCATCAACCACGTCGAGGGCTGCGACTGGTACTCGGGTGATTGGCCCATCATCAATCCGGGAGAAACGACCACGCTGTGGTGTCCCGATACCGAAGACTGGGTGACGTTCGACAGCTCGCAGGACGGCTATGTCGCGCTCGGCAGCGGCCTGGTCATGGGCTACAAGAAGCCCAAGCGCACCTACAAGGCCGTGGAATTCCAGATCGACCGCGCCTGGGACGACAAGTGGGCATTCAATGCGTCCTACCTGTGGTCGAAGTCGGAAGGCAACATCGAGGGGCCGGTCAATTCCGACACGGGTTACAACGACACCAATCTCGTCCAGTACTACGATCATCCGGCCGTAAATGAGCGCTACGGCGTCCTGTTCAATGATTTCCGCCACCAGATCAAGCTGCGTGGCAGCTACAAGCTCAACGAGATGTGGAGTTTCGGCACGACCATTTCGGCGCGCTCGGGCGGCCCCATCACGGCCTTTGGCGTGCGTTGGCCCAACGACAACCGGAGCGCGGGCGGTCCTGGCGAGTTCAGTGGCGGCGGCTCGGGCTGGATCTGCGTTTCGGCTTGCAGCGACTGGACGACACGCGAACTTGTCTACACCGGGCGCGGGGCTTTTGGCCGCATGCCCTGGGTCTACGACGTGGGCGCCAATGTCACCTGGACGCTTCCGGTCGAAGGGGTCGACCTCAAGGCGAGGCTGTCGGTCTACAACCTGCTCAACGAACAGACGGTGATCAACGTGCACTCGCGCTACGAAAGTACGCCAGGCAACGAGATGCCTTACTTCGGCGAAGGGACGGTGTGGCAATCCCCACGCTATGCACAGCTCGTGGTGACCTGGAACTTCTGA